One window from the genome of Aeromonas sp. FDAARGOS 1405 encodes:
- a CDS encoding LysR family transcriptional regulator, producing the protein MNIKQLHYFHELAKHRHFAKAAKACHITQPTLSASITALEKSVGTDLVVRTSQFVALTEAGELVRQYAERMLLEQEALKQELALFQGELSGTLRIGIVPQSNLDIMPFIARCKQRYPDIVIRLSVLSNEALLSQLELHQCDIGLGFDEPAGGAGRRAFHVYPQGANQMAVLMNRDEADLYLHSGDIALAELQQQPLVLPSRTMQFRQYLDRAAEQGGLSLNVVLETDSLFHLVSAVRHRLGWAIVSAGLARSASKLSDLVCLPLAPLKNIGHTAFLTRQQSITPAMRAFLELVAEGEPANAP; encoded by the coding sequence ATGAACATCAAGCAACTTCACTACTTTCACGAGCTGGCCAAACATCGGCATTTTGCCAAAGCGGCCAAAGCCTGCCACATCACCCAACCCACCCTCTCGGCCAGCATTACCGCGCTGGAAAAGAGTGTCGGCACCGATCTGGTGGTACGCACCAGCCAGTTTGTCGCCCTGACCGAGGCGGGCGAGCTGGTGCGCCAATATGCCGAACGGATGTTGCTGGAACAGGAGGCTCTCAAGCAGGAGCTGGCGCTGTTCCAGGGCGAACTCTCCGGCACCCTGCGCATCGGCATCGTGCCCCAGTCCAATCTCGACATCATGCCGTTTATCGCCCGCTGCAAGCAGCGCTATCCCGATATCGTCATTCGCCTGTCGGTGCTCAGCAACGAAGCCCTGCTATCACAGCTGGAGCTGCATCAGTGCGATATCGGACTGGGATTTGATGAGCCCGCCGGCGGAGCTGGCCGGCGCGCCTTTCATGTCTACCCGCAAGGCGCCAACCAGATGGCGGTGCTGATGAACCGTGACGAAGCGGATCTGTACCTGCACAGCGGCGACATTGCGCTTGCTGAACTGCAGCAACAGCCGTTGGTGCTGCCCAGCCGCACCATGCAATTTCGCCAATATCTGGATCGCGCCGCCGAGCAGGGTGGGCTCTCGCTCAACGTGGTACTGGAGACCGACTCGCTGTTCCATCTGGTCAGCGCCGTACGCCACCGGCTGGGCTGGGCCATCGTCAGCGCAGGCCTTGCCCGCTCTGCCAGCAAGCTCTCGGATCTCGTTTGCCTGCCACTCGCTCCGCTGAAGAATATCGGCCATACCGCCTTTCTGACCCGCCAGCAGAGCATCACTCCCGCCATGCGTGCCTTTCTTGAACTGGTAGCAGAAGGTGAACCGGCAAACGCGCCTTGA
- a CDS encoding glutathione S-transferase family protein produces the protein MIDFYTAATPNGFKVAIALEELGLPYRVIPLDLSALDQKKPEFLAINPNGRIPAIVDRDNDDFAVFESGAILIYLAEKAGKLLPADPKRRSQAIQWLMFQMGGVGPMMGQANVFYRYFPEKIPAAIERYQKEGRRLFEVLDSHLAHHEYLADEYSIADIATWPWVRIYDWSGISIEGLPHLQAWMDRMAEKPACQKGITIPPRKEQPDELIKQAQQMVTR, from the coding sequence ATGATCGACTTTTATACCGCCGCAACCCCCAATGGCTTCAAGGTGGCCATTGCACTGGAAGAGCTGGGATTACCCTATCGGGTCATTCCCCTCGATTTGTCGGCACTGGATCAGAAGAAGCCCGAGTTTCTCGCCATCAACCCCAACGGCCGTATTCCGGCCATCGTCGATCGGGATAACGACGATTTCGCCGTGTTCGAGTCGGGCGCTATCCTTATCTATCTGGCTGAGAAGGCGGGCAAATTGTTGCCGGCCGATCCCAAACGCCGCTCTCAGGCCATTCAGTGGTTGATGTTCCAGATGGGCGGGGTAGGGCCCATGATGGGGCAGGCCAACGTCTTCTATCGCTATTTCCCCGAGAAGATCCCCGCCGCCATCGAACGCTACCAGAAGGAGGGGCGCCGCCTGTTCGAGGTGCTCGATAGCCATCTGGCTCATCACGAATATCTGGCGGACGAGTACAGCATTGCCGATATCGCCACCTGGCCCTGGGTGCGGATTTATGACTGGAGCGGCATCTCCATCGAGGGGTTACCCCATCTGCAAGCCTGGATGGATCGGATGGCCGAGAAGCCTGCCTGCCAGAAGGGGATCACCATACCGCCGCGCAAAGAGCAGCCGGATGAGCTGATCAAACAGGCGCAACAGATGGTAACACGTTGA
- the zapA gene encoding cell division protein ZapA, whose protein sequence is MSTEAVEIVILGRPYKVSCPLGQQDALRQAADQLTDKLIDLRQRSKVSSNEQLAVMAALNFCHELCLEKEKNHQYSETMDKRIKMLQRTIEAALIEHGQYGDSSEEGQQP, encoded by the coding sequence ATGAGCACAGAGGCCGTAGAAATCGTCATTTTGGGACGTCCCTACAAGGTATCCTGTCCCTTGGGACAGCAGGATGCCCTGCGCCAGGCCGCCGACCAGCTGACCGATAAACTGATCGACCTGCGTCAACGCTCCAAAGTCTCCAGCAACGAGCAATTGGCGGTCATGGCGGCGCTTAATTTCTGCCATGAGCTCTGTCTTGAAAAAGAGAAGAACCACCAATACTCTGAGACCATGGACAAGCGGATCAAGATGCTGCAGCGCACCATCGAAGCGGCCTTGATCGAACACGGTCAATATGGCGATTCCAGCGAAGAGGGGCAGCAGCCCTAA
- the gcvT gene encoding glycine cleavage system aminomethyltransferase GcvT, producing the protein MIQTTVLHPKHLEAGAKMVDFHGWEMPINYGSQLEEHHAVRSDAGMFDVSHMTIVDLTGERVKAFLQHLLANDVAKLTAPGKALYSGMLNPEGGVIDDLITYYLGDTFYRLVVNSATRDKDLAWIRHHAIDFDITVTERPELAMIAVQGPNAKVKAAAVLSAAQRTAVVGMKPFFGVQAGDLFIATTGYTGEDGYEIVVPQEKACELWQALLDNGVAPCGLGARDTLRLEAGMNLYGQDMDESISPLAANMAWTIAWEPSDRNFIGRDVLEAQKAAGNQPKLVGLVMEEKGVLRAGMPVTFTAANGEKREGVITSGSFSPTLGYSIALARVPRDIGELAEVEIRKKLVTVKVTKPAFVRNGQKLV; encoded by the coding sequence ATGATCCAGACTACTGTACTGCATCCCAAACACCTGGAAGCCGGCGCCAAGATGGTGGACTTCCACGGTTGGGAAATGCCCATCAACTACGGCTCCCAGCTGGAAGAGCACCACGCGGTGCGCAGCGATGCCGGTATGTTCGATGTTTCCCACATGACCATCGTCGATTTGACCGGCGAACGGGTCAAAGCCTTTCTGCAACACCTGCTGGCCAACGACGTGGCCAAACTCACTGCCCCCGGCAAGGCCCTCTACAGCGGCATGCTCAATCCGGAAGGTGGCGTGATCGATGACCTCATCACCTATTATCTTGGCGATACGTTTTACCGACTGGTGGTCAACTCCGCTACCCGCGATAAGGATCTGGCCTGGATCCGCCATCACGCCATCGATTTCGATATCACAGTGACCGAGCGTCCCGAGCTTGCGATGATTGCGGTGCAGGGCCCCAACGCCAAGGTCAAGGCTGCTGCTGTGCTGAGTGCCGCCCAGCGTACCGCCGTAGTGGGGATGAAACCCTTCTTCGGCGTGCAGGCTGGCGATCTCTTTATCGCCACCACCGGCTACACCGGCGAGGATGGTTATGAAATCGTGGTGCCGCAAGAGAAAGCCTGCGAGCTGTGGCAAGCGCTGCTGGATAACGGTGTGGCCCCGTGCGGCCTCGGTGCCCGCGATACCCTGCGCCTCGAAGCGGGGATGAACCTCTACGGTCAGGATATGGACGAGTCAATCTCTCCACTCGCCGCCAACATGGCCTGGACCATCGCCTGGGAGCCGAGCGATCGCAATTTCATCGGCCGTGACGTGCTGGAAGCGCAGAAAGCGGCGGGCAACCAGCCCAAGCTGGTGGGGCTGGTGATGGAAGAGAAAGGGGTGCTGCGTGCCGGTATGCCCGTTACCTTCACCGCGGCAAACGGTGAGAAGCGGGAAGGTGTGATCACCTCCGGCTCTTTCTCCCCCACCCTGGGCTACAGTATTGCCCTGGCGCGGGTGCCCCGCGATATCGGTGAGCTGGCCGAGGTGGAGATCCGCAAGAAGCTGGTCACCGTGAAGGTCACCAAGCCCGCTTTCGTCCGTAACGGCCAGAAGCTGGTTTAA
- a CDS encoding FAD-dependent 2-octaprenylphenol hydroxylase encodes MQMQNVDVVIVGGGMVGLGLAAALKHSALKVLVVEGQLPDPQLGEVADNRVSALSLASQQILRHVGAWDGIEARRLQAYDKMAVWEQDSFGHIDFDAASLRQANLGHIVENRVIQLALLEAIEGVSNIQLLTPARAKSLQSGPAGALLLLEDGQAISAKLVVAADGAHSWVRRQADIPLTSWDYGHHALVATVRCAEPHEAVARQIFTPDGPLAFLPLWQENLCSIVWSLPAARAEALCACDDEQFNRQLTAAFDARLGLCKVEGARSAIPLTARYARDFARERLVLVGDAAHTIHPLAGQGVNLGLLDAAALAEQILQNHAAGEDIGLLANLRSYERWRKSEAARMLAAMEGLKRLFSGANPLKKLVRGVGLRAANLLTPFKEGVIRAAMGLEGELPALARPDWAVAATKGSAMQAKGEKN; translated from the coding sequence ATGCAGATGCAAAATGTGGATGTGGTGATTGTCGGTGGCGGCATGGTGGGGCTGGGGCTCGCTGCGGCCTTGAAACATAGCGCCCTCAAGGTACTGGTGGTGGAGGGGCAACTGCCCGACCCGCAGCTGGGGGAGGTGGCCGATAATCGGGTCAGCGCCCTGAGTCTGGCCAGCCAGCAGATCCTGCGCCATGTCGGCGCCTGGGACGGCATTGAAGCGCGCCGCCTGCAGGCCTATGACAAGATGGCGGTGTGGGAGCAGGACAGTTTCGGCCATATCGACTTCGATGCCGCCAGCCTGCGTCAGGCCAACCTCGGCCACATCGTCGAGAATCGGGTGATCCAGCTGGCGCTGCTTGAGGCGATTGAAGGCGTCAGTAATATCCAGTTGCTGACCCCCGCCAGAGCCAAGAGCCTGCAGAGCGGCCCGGCGGGCGCCCTGCTGCTCCTTGAAGATGGTCAGGCCATCTCGGCCAAACTGGTGGTGGCTGCCGATGGCGCTCACTCCTGGGTACGCCGTCAGGCTGATATCCCGCTCACCAGCTGGGATTATGGCCACCACGCGCTGGTGGCGACGGTGCGCTGCGCCGAACCCCATGAAGCTGTTGCTCGCCAGATCTTCACCCCGGATGGCCCGCTCGCCTTTTTGCCGCTGTGGCAGGAGAACCTCTGCTCCATCGTCTGGTCGCTGCCTGCGGCCCGCGCCGAGGCGCTCTGCGCCTGCGATGACGAGCAGTTCAACCGCCAGCTCACTGCCGCCTTCGACGCTCGGCTCGGTCTGTGCAAGGTGGAGGGGGCGCGCAGCGCGATTCCTCTTACCGCCCGCTATGCCCGCGATTTTGCTCGCGAGCGGTTGGTGCTGGTGGGAGATGCTGCCCACACCATCCACCCGCTGGCGGGGCAGGGGGTCAACCTTGGCCTGCTGGATGCTGCCGCGCTGGCGGAGCAGATCTTGCAAAATCATGCCGCGGGCGAGGATATCGGCCTGCTCGCCAACCTGCGCAGTTACGAGCGCTGGCGCAAGAGCGAGGCGGCTCGCATGCTGGCGGCGATGGAAGGGCTCAAGCGGTTGTTCAGCGGGGCCAACCCGCTCAAGAAGCTGGTGCGGGGCGTGGGATTGCGCGCGGCCAATCTGCTGACGCCCTTCAAGGAGGGGGTGATCCGCGCCGCCATGGGGCTGGAGGGAGAGTTGCCCGCATTGGCCCGTCCTGACTGGGCTGTTGCTGCGACCAAGGGCAGTGCCATGCAGGCCAAGGGTGAAAAAAACTAA
- a CDS encoding UPF0149 family protein, producing the protein MSKTNPLKYAAVADIMEQHELMASAVEAHGVICGLVCGGVALDEKSWVPHFNDLVNDGFGLPAPVRQVMTDLYHNVVESLMAQKGVELLLPSDDAPLDERIDALVDWSQAFLAGFGVVQQELSRASEELQEMIQDIASITQVSAEFDQEDDENEASFLVLYEHVKLGVMMAFEEFGKRPDTPSAPPTLH; encoded by the coding sequence ATGAGCAAAACAAACCCCCTTAAATATGCGGCTGTGGCCGACATCATGGAGCAGCATGAGCTGATGGCCAGTGCAGTCGAGGCCCATGGTGTGATCTGCGGTCTGGTGTGTGGTGGTGTGGCACTGGATGAGAAGAGCTGGGTCCCCCATTTCAACGATTTGGTGAACGACGGTTTCGGGCTGCCGGCCCCGGTGCGCCAGGTGATGACCGATCTTTATCACAATGTGGTCGAGAGCCTGATGGCTCAAAAAGGGGTTGAACTGCTGTTGCCAAGCGATGATGCCCCCCTTGATGAGCGGATCGATGCGCTGGTTGACTGGTCCCAGGCGTTTCTGGCCGGTTTCGGCGTGGTGCAGCAGGAGCTGTCGCGTGCGTCGGAAGAGCTGCAGGAGATGATCCAGGATATCGCCAGCATCACTCAGGTCTCTGCCGAGTTCGATCAGGAAGATGACGAGAACGAAGCCTCCTTCCTGGTGCTCTACGAACACGTCAAGCTGGGGGTCATGATGGCCTTTGAAGAGTTTGGCAAGCGCCCCGATACCCCGAGCGCGCCGCCGACCCTTCATTGA
- the fdhD gene encoding formate dehydrogenase accessory sulfurtransferase FdhD, protein MPAHSPVATPANLPSLDHLVEEVAVAININGINHAVMMATPDDLDDFAVGFLFGEGIIRHNHEVHDIEIAPAEQGIVLDVTIANRSLAALTEHKRRLTGVTGCGICGVAAVEQALPALSVLPLTPPLDGALLAGLRPHIAQWQLKGQQHGALHAALALDAEGRILHCREDIGRHNALDKLIGLLLRQQSVCDTLVVTSRCGSELVQKAARFGARHLICLASPSQLAIRLALKYNLNVVHIPKFDAPVSYSSYRPADPIGECHESY, encoded by the coding sequence ATGCCTGCCCATTCTCCCGTCGCAACCCCCGCCAACTTGCCGTCACTGGATCATCTGGTGGAAGAGGTAGCCGTCGCCATCAACATCAATGGCATCAACCATGCGGTGATGATGGCGACCCCGGACGATCTCGACGACTTTGCCGTCGGCTTTCTGTTTGGTGAGGGGATCATCCGGCATAACCACGAAGTCCACGACATTGAGATCGCGCCAGCCGAACAGGGTATTGTGCTGGATGTGACCATCGCCAACCGCTCTCTGGCCGCCCTGACCGAGCACAAGCGCCGGCTGACCGGGGTGACCGGTTGCGGCATCTGCGGCGTAGCGGCGGTGGAACAGGCGTTGCCCGCACTGTCGGTGTTACCTCTGACGCCACCGCTGGATGGGGCCTTGCTGGCGGGGCTGCGTCCGCATATCGCCCAGTGGCAGCTCAAGGGGCAGCAACACGGCGCCCTGCATGCGGCGCTGGCGCTGGATGCCGAGGGGCGGATCCTGCACTGCCGGGAAGATATCGGGCGCCACAATGCCCTCGACAAGCTGATCGGCCTGCTGCTGCGTCAGCAAAGTGTGTGCGACACCCTGGTGGTGACCAGCCGCTGCGGCAGCGAGCTGGTGCAAAAAGCCGCCCGTTTCGGTGCCCGTCATCTTATCTGCCTGGCATCGCCCAGCCAGTTGGCGATCAGGCTGGCCCTCAAATACAACCTCAACGTCGTTCATATTCCCAAGTTTGATGCCCCGGTCAGCTATTCGAGCTATCGCCCGGCGGATCCCATCGGAGAGTGCCATGAGTCATATTGA
- a CDS encoding FdhF/YdeP family oxidoreductase, with amino-acid sequence MSHIEKPAKAGGFSSLQSTMKQVLRSQKTRQNIKNLLRVNQTDGFDCPGCAWGDNDHGTFQFCENGAKAVAWESTGKTVGAEFFAAHSVRQLASQSDYWLEYQGRLTEPMRYNPATDHYEPVSWDDAFTLIAGTLKGLNSPDEVEFYTSGRASNEASYLYQLFGRLFGTNNFPDCSNMCHEASGVALIQSVGIGKGTVVLDDFDQADAVFVYGQNPGTNHPRMMNALRQAARGGCKIVSFNNLKEVALERFASPQSPLELLTPAATTISHQYLTPKLGGDMAAIRGMAKYILEEVPEAVERDFIARHTRHFAEYEAQVRATDWAAIEQQSGLTRADIVQAARVFAASQRIISCWAMGVTQHLHSVDTIREIVNLHLIRGQIGKPGAGLCPVRGHSNVQGNRTMGINEKPTAAFIDRLEHHLQVSLPRARGHNVYEALKALDEGKSKVLICLGGNLAAAAPDTDFTYGAMKKAELNVQISTKLNRSHLQVDKAALILPCLGRTELDIQRSGNQKITVEDTFSMVHASTGAAEPVSPLCLSETDIVARMAHATVGSERVDWLALRDDYARIRDLIEQTIAGFADFNARIQQPCGFHLDNSAALLTWNTASGSAEFRASTLPQSVLPECTRHAEQMVDQPVLLLQSLRSHDQYNTTIYGMDDRYRGIKGQRNVVFMNEADARQLGFAEGDRVDMAAICNDGRERIVAGFNVVIYEIPRGNIAAYYPETNPLVPIDSIGAGSFTPTSKSIPVLVTASRQPENLLLVK; translated from the coding sequence ATGAGTCATATTGAAAAGCCCGCCAAAGCCGGCGGTTTTTCGTCCCTGCAATCCACCATGAAACAGGTGCTGCGCAGCCAGAAGACCCGTCAGAACATCAAGAACCTGCTGCGGGTCAACCAGACCGACGGCTTCGACTGCCCGGGTTGTGCCTGGGGTGACAACGACCACGGCACCTTCCAGTTCTGTGAGAACGGCGCCAAGGCGGTGGCATGGGAGTCTACCGGCAAGACGGTAGGGGCCGAGTTTTTCGCCGCCCACTCGGTGCGCCAGCTGGCCAGCCAGAGCGACTACTGGCTCGAGTATCAGGGGCGGCTGACCGAGCCGATGCGCTACAACCCGGCGACCGATCACTATGAGCCGGTAAGCTGGGACGATGCCTTCACCCTGATTGCCGGCACTCTCAAGGGGCTGAATAGCCCGGATGAGGTGGAGTTCTACACCTCGGGACGTGCCAGCAACGAAGCTTCCTACCTCTATCAGCTGTTTGGCCGCCTGTTTGGTACCAACAACTTCCCCGACTGCTCCAACATGTGCCACGAGGCGAGCGGGGTAGCGCTGATCCAGTCGGTCGGTATCGGCAAGGGGACTGTGGTGCTGGATGACTTCGACCAGGCCGATGCGGTGTTTGTCTATGGCCAGAATCCGGGTACCAACCACCCACGCATGATGAATGCCCTGCGCCAGGCGGCGCGTGGCGGCTGCAAGATCGTCAGCTTCAACAACTTGAAAGAGGTGGCGCTGGAGCGCTTCGCCAGCCCGCAGAGCCCGCTCGAGCTGCTGACCCCGGCTGCCACCACCATCAGCCACCAATACCTGACGCCGAAACTGGGTGGCGACATGGCCGCCATCCGTGGCATGGCCAAGTACATCCTGGAAGAGGTGCCAGAGGCGGTGGAGCGCGACTTTATCGCCCGCCACACCCGCCACTTTGCCGAGTACGAGGCGCAGGTACGGGCCACCGACTGGGCGGCAATCGAGCAGCAATCCGGCCTGACTCGTGCCGACATCGTGCAGGCTGCCCGGGTCTTTGCCGCCAGCCAGCGCATCATCAGCTGCTGGGCAATGGGGGTGACCCAGCATCTGCACTCGGTCGATACCATTCGCGAAATCGTCAACCTGCACCTGATACGCGGCCAGATTGGCAAGCCGGGGGCGGGGCTCTGCCCGGTACGGGGTCACAGCAACGTGCAGGGCAACCGCACCATGGGGATTAACGAAAAGCCGACCGCTGCCTTTATCGACCGGCTCGAGCATCACCTGCAGGTAAGCCTGCCGAGGGCCCGCGGTCACAATGTTTACGAGGCACTCAAGGCATTGGACGAGGGCAAGAGCAAGGTGCTCATCTGTTTGGGTGGCAACCTGGCGGCAGCGGCGCCCGATACCGACTTCACCTACGGGGCGATGAAAAAGGCCGAGCTCAACGTGCAGATCAGCACCAAGCTCAACCGCAGCCATCTGCAGGTGGACAAGGCTGCGCTGATCCTGCCCTGCCTTGGCCGTACCGAGCTCGATATCCAGCGCAGCGGCAACCAGAAGATCACGGTGGAGGACACCTTCAGCATGGTGCACGCCTCGACCGGCGCGGCAGAGCCGGTGTCGCCCCTCTGCCTCTCCGAGACTGATATCGTGGCGCGGATGGCTCACGCTACCGTGGGCAGCGAGCGGGTCGACTGGCTGGCTCTGCGCGATGACTATGCTCGAATTCGCGATCTTATCGAGCAGACCATCGCCGGCTTTGCCGATTTCAATGCCCGCATCCAGCAGCCGTGCGGTTTTCATCTCGATAACTCTGCGGCGCTGCTGACCTGGAATACTGCCAGCGGCAGCGCTGAGTTTCGTGCCAGCACCCTACCGCAATCAGTGCTGCCGGAGTGTACCCGCCATGCCGAGCAGATGGTTGATCAGCCGGTACTGCTGCTGCAGAGCCTGCGCTCTCACGATCAGTACAACACTACTATCTACGGTATGGATGACCGCTATCGCGGCATCAAGGGACAGCGCAACGTGGTGTTCATGAACGAGGCGGATGCTCGCCAGCTTGGCTTTGCCGAAGGGGATCGGGTCGATATGGCGGCCATCTGCAATGATGGGCGCGAGCGCATTGTTGCCGGATTCAACGTGGTGATCTACGAGATCCCGCGTGGCAACATCGCGGCCTACTATCCGGAAACCAACCCGCTGGTGCCTATCGACAGTATCGGTGCCGGCTCGTTTACCCCCACCTCCAAGTCCATTCCGGTACTGGTGACAGCCTCCCGCCAGCCGGAGAACCTGTTGCTGGTCAAATAA
- the emrD gene encoding multidrug efflux MFS transporter EmrD, protein MDRHSFYPLFLLTILMVAVGQMTQTLYVPSIPMMAGDFNVASGQLQAVMACYLIPYGLSQFVYGPLSDRIGRRPVLIVGMMVFLVGTLIIQVIPHFAALLVGSFIQGLGTGAGGAMSRTVMRDRYNGAELNRANSLVSMGVIFSPLLAPVLGGWLTELFNWRAGYWFLFGFGAVATLAIMAWFGETLPAAARQPLRVGAAYRHVLGNPKFQGNLLCLMATFAGLAVFEAAAGVLLGDVLKLSARTVSVLFVLPLPGYLFGAWLSAKLSFRLTQGKLMRLGIAFLALGSLIILVPGLFGVVSAASLVGGAAVYFIGSGILYPTATSCAIEPFPGQAGTAGAILGGMQNLGAGVVTLLAAGFPMTGQVTLGAIMTLMVLIVALSFVWLRHHGSPHEQMAI, encoded by the coding sequence ATGGATCGGCACAGTTTTTATCCGTTGTTTTTACTGACCATTCTGATGGTTGCTGTGGGCCAGATGACCCAGACCCTCTATGTCCCCTCCATTCCCATGATGGCGGGGGACTTCAATGTGGCCTCGGGCCAGTTGCAGGCGGTGATGGCCTGTTACCTGATCCCCTATGGCCTCTCCCAGTTTGTCTACGGGCCGCTGTCGGATCGCATCGGTCGTCGTCCGGTGCTGATCGTCGGCATGATGGTGTTTCTGGTGGGCACCCTGATCATTCAGGTCATCCCCCATTTTGCCGCCTTGCTGGTGGGCAGCTTTATTCAAGGATTGGGTACCGGGGCCGGTGGCGCCATGAGCCGTACCGTGATGCGCGATCGCTACAACGGCGCCGAACTCAACCGCGCCAACAGTCTGGTGAGCATGGGGGTGATCTTCTCCCCGCTGCTGGCACCGGTGCTGGGTGGCTGGCTGACCGAGCTGTTCAACTGGCGCGCCGGTTACTGGTTCTTGTTCGGTTTTGGTGCCGTAGCCACTCTGGCGATCATGGCCTGGTTTGGTGAGACGCTGCCTGCTGCTGCCCGTCAGCCGCTGCGCGTCGGTGCTGCCTATCGCCATGTGCTGGGCAACCCCAAGTTTCAGGGCAACCTGCTCTGCCTGATGGCGACCTTTGCCGGATTGGCGGTATTCGAGGCAGCAGCCGGTGTGCTGCTCGGCGATGTGCTGAAACTGAGCGCCCGTACCGTGAGCGTGCTGTTCGTGCTGCCGCTGCCCGGCTATCTGTTCGGTGCCTGGCTCTCTGCCAAGCTGAGCTTCCGTTTGACTCAGGGCAAACTGATGCGTCTTGGCATCGCCTTTCTGGCGCTCGGTTCTCTCATCATTCTGGTGCCGGGGTTGTTCGGGGTGGTGAGTGCCGCCTCGCTGGTCGGTGGTGCGGCCGTCTACTTCATCGGTAGTGGCATTCTCTACCCGACCGCCACTTCCTGTGCCATCGAGCCCTTCCCGGGTCAGGCCGGCACCGCGGGTGCCATTCTCGGCGGGATGCAGAATCTGGGAGCCGGTGTGGTGACCCTGCTGGCGGCCGGTTTCCCGATGACCGGTCAGGTGACTCTGGGGGCCATCATGACCCTGATGGTGCTGATCGTGGCGCTGAGTTTTGTCTGGCTGCGCCACCACGGCTCGCCGCACGAGCAGATGGCGATTTGA
- the ubiH gene encoding 2-octaprenyl-6-methoxyphenyl hydroxylase, whose protein sequence is MSQSDVRQVDVTLVGGGMSGAVLALSLAAQLRSDGSPLEILLLEASVPEQHTHSGFDARAIALSAGTCDALLRRGLWPLFAPHCAPITQIHVSDRGHFGQARLSAAEYGLPALGQVIELASAGKELQRAMAASPNIRVCCPARVSEIAPDEEKVTLTLESGEQIETRLLVAADGGNSFVRQHFKLPVTRHDFEQHAIIATVKTAQDPEGRAFERFTEGGPLALLPMQEGLSSLVWSVGQHEVDELMALDEAAFLTRLQQAFGWRLGRFERCGVRNVYPLILTACDYPLAQRTVLVGNAAHALHPIAGQGFNLGMRDLDLLTGAVAKALAEGEDIGSCKVLSGYWQQRQRDQEQTVWLTSSLAQLFSNGHDPLVAGRNLALTLMGRFPCLKAPLASRTLGFVADVCGN, encoded by the coding sequence ATGTCTCAATCTGATGTGCGACAGGTCGATGTCACCCTGGTCGGCGGTGGAATGAGCGGCGCCGTGCTGGCCCTCTCGCTGGCAGCCCAGCTTCGATCCGATGGCTCCCCCCTTGAGATCCTGCTGCTGGAGGCAAGCGTCCCCGAACAGCACACCCATTCAGGGTTCGACGCCCGCGCCATTGCGCTCTCGGCCGGTACCTGTGATGCGCTGTTGCGACGCGGACTCTGGCCGCTGTTTGCCCCCCATTGCGCCCCCATTACCCAGATCCATGTCTCGGATCGGGGCCACTTCGGTCAGGCTCGCCTGTCGGCTGCCGAATACGGTCTGCCCGCGCTGGGCCAGGTGATCGAGCTTGCATCCGCTGGCAAGGAGCTGCAACGGGCGATGGCGGCCTCTCCCAATATCCGGGTCTGTTGTCCGGCCCGGGTGAGCGAGATTGCGCCCGATGAGGAGAAGGTGACCCTCACCCTCGAGAGCGGTGAACAGATTGAGACCCGCCTGCTGGTGGCGGCAGACGGCGGCAACTCCTTTGTGCGTCAGCACTTCAAGTTGCCGGTGACCCGCCACGACTTTGAGCAGCACGCCATCATCGCCACGGTCAAAACGGCGCAAGACCCAGAGGGACGCGCCTTCGAGCGTTTTACCGAAGGGGGGCCGCTGGCCCTGTTGCCGATGCAGGAGGGGCTCTCCTCACTGGTATGGAGCGTCGGGCAGCATGAGGTGGATGAGCTGATGGCCCTCGATGAGGCGGCGTTTCTTACCCGTCTGCAGCAGGCCTTTGGCTGGCGGCTCGGCCGCTTCGAGCGATGTGGCGTGCGTAATGTCTATCCGCTCATTCTGACCGCCTGCGACTATCCGCTGGCCCAGCGTACCGTGCTGGTCGGTAATGCCGCCCACGCCCTGCACCCGATTGCCGGACAGGGCTTCAACCTCGGGATGCGGGATCTCGACCTGCTTACCGGCGCCGTAGCCAAGGCGTTGGCAGAGGGGGAGGATATCGGCAGCTGCAAGGTACTGAGTGGCTACTGGCAGCAGCGTCAGCGCGATCAGGAGCAGACCGTCTGGCTCACCTCTTCGCTGGCCCAGCTCTTCTCCAATGGTCACGATCCGCTGGTGGCGGGGCGCAATCTGGCGCTCACCCTGATGGGGCGATTCCCGTGCCTCAAGGCGCCGCTTGCCTCGCGCACCTTGGGCTTTGTCGCTGATGTGTGCGGCAACTAG